A genomic window from Lycium barbarum isolate Lr01 chromosome 4, ASM1917538v2, whole genome shotgun sequence includes:
- the LOC132636363 gene encoding rab GTPase-activating protein 22-like: protein MWRSHGATADSFYQVRPEYADDVPETKFRIKVGKTLSARRWHAAFTEEGYLDIGKILSRICRGGIHPSIRGEVWEFLLGCYDSKSTFEEREQLRQRRRVQYARLKEECRVMFPLIGSGRFISAPVITEDGDPIRDPIVLQELNAAREPTSAGQNGLSGDFELVKEHDKKIIQWKLSLHQIGLDVIRTDRTLVFYEKQENLSKLWDILAVYSWFDKEVSYCQGMSDLCSPMIMLLDDEADAFWCFERMMKRLRRNFRSTGNSVGVEAQLSNLASITQVIDPKLHQHLETLGGGNYVFAFRMLMVLFRREFSFADSLYLWEMMWALEYDPEFFLMSEDPNLIAEKSGQAKVKSIRQYGKYEREILRSGGKDAEAPLPISVFLVASVLKDKSAKLTEARGLDEVVKILNNITGNLDAKKACSSAMKLQKKYLKKAANNNR from the exons GTTGGGAAAACCCTAAGTGCAAGAAGATGGCATGCTGCATTTACCGAAGAAGGTTATCTTGACATAGGCAAAATACTTAGTCGAATTTGTCGTGGG GGTATTCATCCATCAATTAGAGGTGAAGTTTGGGAGTTCTTACTGGGTTGTTATGATTCAAAGAGCACATTTGAGGAACGAGAGCAGTTACGACAACGTCGGAg GGTACAGTATGCTAGATTGAAAGAAGAATGTCGTGTGATGTTTCCCTTGATTGGAAGTGGTCGGTTTATTTCTGCACCTGTAATCACCGAAGATGGTGACCCTATTCGAGATCCTATAGTTCTTCAAGAGTTGAATGCGGCAAGAGAACCAACTTCAGCTGGTCAAAATG GTCTTTCTGGTGATTTTGAATTGGTGAAGGAGCACGACAAAAAAATAATCCAGTGGAAACTCTCGTTACACCAGATAG GATTGGATGTGATTCGTACCGACAGGACACTTGTCTTTTATGAGAAACAAGAGAATCTATCGAAGCTTTGGGATATTCTGGCTGTTTATTCTTGGTTTGACAAAGAAGTTAGTTATTGTCAAG GAATGAGTGATCTTTGCTCTCCCATGATTATGCTACTTGATGATGAAGCAGATGCGTTTTGGTGCTTTGAACGTATGATGAAGAGACTG AGAAGGAATTTCAGATCTACTGGAAATTCTGTTGGAGTGGAGGCTCAGCTGAGTAATCTAGCATCAATAACTCAAGTTATTGATCCCAAACTTCACCAGCACTTAG AAACATTAGGTGGAGGTAATTACGTGTTTGCTTTTCGAATGCTCATGGTTTTGTTCCGTCGAGAATTTTCTTTTGCTGATTCATTATATCTTTGGGAG ATGATGTGGGCTCTGGAATATGATCCGGAATTTTTTCTTATGTCTGAAGACCCTAACTTAATTGCTGAAAAATCTGGACAAGCAAAAGTAAAATCAATACGCCAGTACGGGAAATATGAAAGAGAGATTTTGAGAAGTGGAGGTAAAGATGCAGAAGCTCCCCTCCCAATTTCTGTTTTCCTAGTAGCCAGCGTCCTGAAGGACAAGAGTGCGAAGTTAACAGAAGCTAGAGGATTGGACGAGGTTGTTAAG ATACTGAATAACATTACTGGAAACTTGGATGCCAAAAAGGCTTGCAGTAGCGCAATGAAACTTCAAAAGAAGTATCTTAAGAAG GCAGCCAACAACAATAGGTAG
- the LOC132636364 gene encoding protein translation factor SUI1 homolog translates to MSELDLQVPNAFDPFAEANAENSGAGTKDYVHIRIQQRNGRKSLTTVQGLKKEFSYNKILKDLKKEFCCNGTVVQDPELGQVIQLQGDQRKNVSTFLVQAGVVKKEHIKIHGF, encoded by the exons ATGTCTGAGCTCGATCTCCAAGTGCCTAATGCTTTTG ATCCCTTTGCTGAGGCAAATGCTGAGAACTCTGGTGCGGGGACAAAAGATTATGTGCACATCCGTATACAACAAAGGAATGGTAGAAAAAGCCTGACAACTGTGCAaggtttgaagaaagaatttaGCTACAATAAAATACTGAAGGATCTCAAGAAAGAGTTTTGCTGCAACGGCACTGTTGTCCAGGATCCAGAATTGGGACAG GTTATTCAACTTCAGGGTGATCAGCGAAAGAATGTTTCAACATTTCTTGTCCAG gcTGGAGTAGTGAAGAAAGAACACATCAAAATTCATGGTTTCTGA